Within the Streptomyces sp. YIM 121038 genome, the region GCTGAAGGTGTTGAGGAAGTAGCCGTCGCCCCGGGCCGCGCTGAACCGGCCCACGTCCACCGCGACCGCGTTCCCCGCCTCGATCGCGGCGGCCACCTCGCGCGGGTCCTCGGCGCCCAGGTCCTGCGCGAAGTGGTTGAGGGTGCCGCCCGGCACCACCACGAGCGGGACGTCGTGGCGCAGGGCGGCGGCCGCCGCCGTGTTGACGGTGCCGTCGCCGCCGCACACGCCGAGCACCCGGGCGCGCTCCGCCGCCTTGTCGAGCTCGGCGGCCACCTCGTCCGGGGAGCACCGCACGACCTCGGCGTGCGGCAGCGCGTCGAGCAGCGGGCGCACCCGTTCGGGGCTCCGCGCGCCCTCGTTCACGACCACCACCAGGCCGCGCCCGCCGGGCAGGGCCGGGGCGTCCACGCGCGGGCGGCCCGGCGGCGGCAGCTGGGACCGGGTCGGCACCAGGCCGCGCACGGCGTAGGCCGCGCCCACGCCGAGGGCGGCGCCCGCGAGCACGTCGCTCGGGAAGTGCACCCCCGTGTACACCCGCGACAGGGCGACGGCACCGGCGAGCGGCGCGACGGCCGCGCCGAGGCCCCGCGACTCCAGGGCCACGCCCGTGGCGAAGGCGGCGGCGGACGCGGCGTGGCCCGAGGGGAACGACGTGGTGAAGGGCTGGCGCTTGAGCCGCCGTATCAAGGGCACGTCGTCGAGGAGCGGCCGCGCCCGCCGCACGGAGCGCTTGCCGAGGGTGTTGATGGTCGCGGACGCGAGCGCGAGCGAGGCCGCCCCGCGCACGGCGGCGCGCCGGGCCCGGGGGTGCCGCGTGGCCGCGAGCGCGGCGCCCGTGGCGAACCACAGCACGCCGTGGTTCGCCGCCCGGCTCAGCCGCGGCAGGACCTGGTCGGCCCCGGGCCAGTGCCGGGACGCCACGGCGGTGAAGACCCGGCAGTCCAGTGAGGTGAGACGGGCCTTGGGCCCACGGGCGGGGGGCAGGGGGAGCACGGCGTCAGGACTCATGGAATCCCGGGTACCCGGGGAACGCCGCGGCCAACGGCCGAGTGATCGACCCCACCCCCGGCCCCCGAAGAGCGGGCCGCCCCGCGGGCCTCCGCCGGGCCGGGCCGTAAACCGTTTGCCGCCCGCGAGCCCGCCCACGGACAATCGCCCCATGGGACATCTAGAGGCCGCACACATCGAGTACTACCTCCCGGACGGCCGGGCGCTGCTCGGAGATGTCTCCTTCCGCGTCGCCGAGGGCACGTCGGCCGCGCTCGTCGGGCCGAACGGCGCGGGCAAGACCACCCTCCTCAAGCTCATCGCGGGCGAGCTGCGCCCGCACGGCGGCACGGTCACGGTCAGCGGCGGCCTCGGCGTCATGCCCCAGTTCGTCGGGTCCGTACGGGACGACACGACGGTGCGCGACCTGCTCGTCTCGGTGGCGCACCCCCGCATCCGCGAGGCCGCCCGAGCCGTCGACACGGCCGAGCACGCCATCCTGACCGTCGACGACGAGGCGGCCCAGCTCCAGTACGCGCAGTCGCTCGCCGACTGGGCGGAGGCCCGCGGGTACGAGGCGGAGACGCTCTGGGACATCTGCACCACGGCCGCGCTCGGCGTTCCGTACGAGAAGGCGCAGTGGCGCGAGGTCCGCACGCTCTCCGGCGGCGAGCAGAAGCGCCTGGTCCTGGAGGCGCTGCTGCGCGGCACCGACGAGGTCCTGCTCCTCGACGAGCCGGACAACTACCTGGACGTCCCCGGCAAGCGCTGGCTGGAGGAGCGCCTGAAGGAGACCCGCAAGACCGTCCTGTTCGTCAGCCACGACCGCGAGCTCCTGGCCCGCGCCGCCGACCGGATCGTCAGCGTGGAGCCCAGCCCCGCGGGCTCGGACGTGTGGGTGCACGGCAGTGGCTTCGCCACGTACCACGACGCGCGCCAGGAGCGCTTCGCGCGCTTCGAGGAGCTGCGCCGCCGCTGGGACGAGAAGCACGCGCAGCTCAAGAAGCTCGTGCTCGACATGCAGCAGTACGCCTCGCGCAGCGACGAGATGGCCTCGCGCTACCAGGCGGCCAAGACGCGCCTGAGGAAGTTCGAGGAGGCCGGGCCGCCGCCCGAGCCGCCCCGCAAGCAGGACATCACCATGCGCCTGCACGGCGGCCGCACCGGCGTGCGCGCCGTGACCTGCAAGGACCTGGAGCTCACCGGCCTGATGAACGCCTTCGACCTGGAGGTGTTCTACGGCGAGCGCGTCGCCGTGCTCGGGTCGAACGGCTCGGGCAAGTCCCACTTCCTGCGCCTCCTGGCGGGCGACCCGGAAAGCCCCGTCGCGCACACCGGCCAGTGGCGGCTCGGCGCCCGCGTCGTGCCGGGACACTTCGCGCAGACGCACGCCCACCCCGAGCTGGAGGGCCGCACCCTCCTCGACATCCTGTGGCGGGAGCACGCCAAGGACCGGGGCGCGGCCATGTCCCGGCTGCGCCGCTACGAGCTGACCGGGCAGGCCGAGCAGCGCTTCGAGAAGCTGTCCGGCGGCCAGCAGGCCCGCTTCCAGATCCTCCTCCTCGAACTCCAGGGCTCCACCGCCCTGCTGCTCGACGAGCCCACGGACAACCTGGACCTGGAGTCCGCCGAGGCGCTCCAGGAAGGCCTGGAGGCGTACGAGGGCACGGTGCTCGCGGTCACCCACGACCGCTGGTTCGCCCGCTCCTTCGACCGCTTCCTCGTCTTCGGCTCCGACGGCCGGGTCCGCGAGACCTCCGAGCCCGTCTGGGACGAGCGCAGGGTCGAGCGCGCGCGGTAGCGTGGCCGGCAGCGCAGGGCAATCCGTCGTACGCTGCGCGGTTGGAGACACCGTGTCCGTGAGGACGTCCTTCAGGACGGGCGACGTCGACGAGGCAAGGCAGCTCATCGAGGCCACGTACTACAGCAACTTCATGGACGTGTGCGAAGACCCGCGGCCCTTCAGCGCGCGGTACGACATCGGGAAGCTGGGGGCGCTCACCGTCGGCGACATGCGCTGCGGGGCCGACGTCCGCATGCGCTTCGGCGAGCTGGGGGCCTACCACGTCAACATCCCGCTCAGCGGGCACGTCTCCTGGCGGCAGGGGGCCGCGCCCGCCACCGCGGCGGGCGTCGGCAGCGCGGCGGTCTACCAGCCGGTGGGCGACACCGTCCTGGACCGCTGGACCGGCGACTGCCGCCTGCTCGCCGTGAAGGTGGACCGCGCCGCCCTCGAAGGGCGCCTGGAGCGGCTCATCGGCAGGCCGGTGCCCTCCCCGGTGACCTTCGGCCCGGTCTTCGACACGCGGCGGGGCGCCGGGCGCGGCTGGGCACGCCTCGTCCGGACCGTCGTGGCCGACCTGCGCGAGGACGACGGCGTCCTGACCCACCCCCTGGTCGCCGAGCCGCTGCAGGAGGCCCTCCTCAACGGCCTGCTGCTCGCCGCGGACCACCGCTACCGCGACCGGCTCACCGACCCCGTGCACCAGCTGCGCCCCGCCCCCGTCAAACGCGTGACGGACGCCGTCCACGCGCGCCCCGAGCACCCGTTCACCACCGCGGCCCTCGCCGCCGAGGGCCGCGTCGGCGTGCGCTGGCTCCAGGAGGCCTTCCGCCGTTACGTGGGCATGTCCCCGATGGCGTACGTACGGGACGTGCGCCTCGGGCGGGTCCGCGAGGAGCTGCTCGCGTCGGGTTCCTGCGAGCGGTCCGTGAGCGAGGTCGCCCACCGCTGGGGCTTCACCCACCTCGGCCGGTTCGCCGAGCAGTACCGGGCGCGGTTCGGGGAGCTGCCGTCGCAGACGCTGCGGCGCTGACAGGGGCGGCGACCGGGGCCCGCGACGGGGGCCGCGGCCGGGGCGCGTGCGCTATCCGGACGCGGTGCGCTATCCGGACAGGCCGTGCGCACAGCGGATCGTCGGCGCCGGAGCCCGCGCCTAACGTGGCTCTGTCGCCGGGTGGACCGGTCGCGTCGCGGGGGGCCCAGCCTTCTCCCGGGGCGGACCGTGGACGGAACCCCGGCACCTCCGGCCCGGCTCTGGTGAGCGCCGGGCCGGCTTCGGACCGGCGGGCCCGGTCGTTCCCCCTGGCATTCCCCCGTGTGCCATCGGGCCCGCCACTCCGCACGCCGTCGGGGCCCCAGCGGCCCCCTCCCGGTGGTTCGCGCCGCGCGTCGCGGTCAGACTCGACAGCACGCGGCCCGCGCACCGACCGACGGGAGACGGCATGAGCACCGGCGACGACCAGCGGACCCTGGAGCGGCACGGCCAGGCCGTCGAGCAGTTCACCGACCGGGTGCACGCGGTCCGGCAGGACCAGTGGGACGCCCCGACGCCCTGCGCGCGCTGGACGGTCCGCGACCTCGTCCACCACCTCGTGTCCGAGCAGCTGTGGGTGGAGCCGCTCGTCCGTGACCGCGCCACCGTCGAGGAGGTCGGCGACCGCTTCGACGGCGATCTGCTCGGGCCCGACCCCGTCGCCTCCTGGGACACCGCGGCCGCGGCGTCCCGGGCCGCGCTCGGCGCGCCGGGCGCGCTCACGGGCACCGTCCACCTCAGCTACGGCGAGAGCCCCGCGCGCGCCTACTGCGCCCAGATGACCACCGACCTGGTGGTGCACACCTGGGACCTGGCCCGCGCCATCGGCGCCGACGAGCGCCTGCCCGACGCCCTGGTCGCCGCGGCCGCGCGCGAAGTCGCCCCGTACGCGGCCGACCTGGCGCAGAGCGGCCTGTTCGCCGCGCCGGTGGAGCCGCCCCCGGGAGCGGACGCGCAGACCGAGCTCCTGTGCCTGCTCGGCCGCACCCCCTGAACCGCCGCGCCGACGCGCCTCCTCACCGGGGCGGGCCCGCGCCGCCGTCCGGTGCGGCGCGGCTGATGTCGGCGAGCGCGGACGCCGGGTCCTGCTCGATCGCCAGATCGCCCAGGCTCACCATGCCCACCGGCCGCCCGTCCTCCACGACCGGCAGCCTGCGCACCGCGTGGTCGCGCATCAGGCCGACCGCCGCGGCCACTTCGTCGTCGGGGCTCACCACCACCGGGTTCGGGGTGCACACGGCCTGCGCGCTGACCGTCAGCGGGTCGGCGCCCTCGGCCACGGCCCGCAGCGTGATGTCCCGGTCGGTGAGCACCCCGACCACCTGGTCGCCGTTGGCCACGACGACGTCACCGATGTCCTGGGCGCGCATCAGCTGCGCCGCCTCGACCAGGGAGGCGTCGGGCCTGACCGCGACGACTCCCGGTGTCATGACCTGCCTCACGTACTCCGCCATGTCCGCAGAGACCTCCTTCGTCCGTCGGCGATGCGACCCCGCCCGCAGTACCCCTGTACGGGCCACCCATGCCGCCCGGCCCGGCGCTACCGGCGCTTGCCGCCGCCCGGCAGGAAGTCCTGGACCTTCGCCTTCAGGCCCTGCTTCACCACCGCGCCCCGGTCGGCGTCGCCCTTGAGCAGGGCCGTCGCCGTCGACTCCAGCTGCTCCCAGGAGGCGTGCGGCGGAATCGGCGGCACCGCGGGGTCGGTCAGGAACTCGACGACGGCGGGGCCCTCCGCGTCGAGGGCCGCGCGCCAGCCCGCGGTCACGTCCTCGGGCTTGTCCACACGGATCCCCGTGAGCCCGATCGAGCGCGCGAAGTCCGCGTACGGCACGTCCGGCAGGGACTGCGAGGGCTCGAACGACGGGGCGCCGCCCATCGCCCGCAGCTCCCACGTCACCTGGTTGAGGTCGCGGTTGTTCCACACCCCGACGACGAGCCGCGGATCGTCCCAGCGGTGCCGGTACTTGGCCGCGGTGATCAGCTCGGCCATGCCGTTCATCTGCATCGCGCCGTCCCCGACGAGCGCGATCACCGGCCGGTTGGGGTGCGCGAACTTCGCGCCGATCGCGTACGGCACGCCGCAGCCCATCGTCGCGAGCGTGCCGGACAGCGAGGCCCGCATGTCGCCGCGCAGCGTCAGATGGCGTGCGAACCAGTTGGCCGTGGAGCCCGAGTCGGAGGTGATGATCGCGTCGGCGGGCAGGAGCGGGTCCAGGGCCCGGGCCACGTACTCCGGGTTGACGGGGTCGGCGGCCAGCTGCGCGCGGCGGTCGAGGACGCCGTGCCACCGCTCCACGTTCGCCCGCACCGCGGCGTGCCACTCGCGCCCGGCCGCCGCGCGCTCCTCGGAGACCAGCGGGATCAGCCGGCGCAGGGTGGCGCGCGCGTCGCCCACCAGGTTCACCTCGTAGGGGTAGCGCATGCCGATCATGTGCGGGTCGATGTCGATCTGCACCGCGCGGACCTTGCCGTACTCCGGCAGGAACTGCGCGTACGGGAAGCTGGAGCCGATCGTCAGGAGCGTGTCGCAGTCGCGCATCAGCTCGTACGAGGGGCGGGTGCCGAGCAGCCCGATCGCGCCCGTGACGTACGGCAGTTCGTCGCTCAGGGCGTCCTTGCCGAGCAGCGCCTTGGCGACGCCCGCGCCGAGCAGCTCCGCGAGCTCCTCGACCTCGGCCCGCGCGCCCGCCGCGCCCTGCCCGATCAGGACCGCCGCCCTGGTGCCGGAGTTCAGCACGTCCGCGGCCCGCTCCAGGGCGGTCGGCGAGGGCAGCGCCGTCCAGGCGCTGCGGTCCAGGCTGGAGGGCACCATCTTGAACGCGTGCGGCGGCGGGCGGTAGTCGAGCTCCTGGACGTCACCGGGGACGATCACGGCGGTGGGGCAGCGGCGCGCGTACGCGGTGCGGATGGCGCGGTCCAGGACGTTCGGGAGCTGCTCGGGCACCGTCACGGTCTCCACGAAGTCGGAGGCCACGTCCTTGAACAGCGTGTGCAGGTCGACCTCCTGCTGGTACGAGCCGCCCATCGCCGAGCGGTGCGTCTGGCCGACCAGGGCGAGCACCGGCACGTGGTCCAGCTTCGCGTCGTACAGGCCGTTCAGGAGGTGGATGGCGCCGGGCCCCGAGGTCGCCGCGCACACCCCGAGCCGCCGGCCGAACTTGGCATAGCCGACCGCTTCGAACGCGGCCATCTCCTCGTGCCGGGACTGGAGGAAACGCGGCCGGTCGTCGGCGCGGCCCCAGGCCGCGAGGAGGCCGTTGATGCCGTCCCCGGGGTAGCCGAAGACGCAGTCGACGTCCCAGGCCCGCAGGCGCTGCAGAATGTGATCGGCGACCTTCGTGCTCATGACGGTGTCCTTCCGGTGCCGGGCGCGGAATGCGTCCCGGCCGGGTGTCCGCCGGAGCCCCGGGAAAACCCGCGCCCGCCGACGTGGCGTTTGGTGCGCGGAGCGAGGGGCAGGCGGAAGGCAGTGCTTCGGAACGGAGGCACGTCCGTGGGAGAGGCTTCACTCGCCCCGGGTGTGCCCTGACGCGGCACGTGCCCGCACTCCCACGGTGACCGTGCGACCCAAAGCACAGGCAAGGGAGTTGTGACGCACCATGCCAAAGGACGCAGCACGTCCCGAGGAAGCTGCGGCGGTCCCCGACGACACCTCGTCGGGCACGACCACGCGCCGCGAGCGCCCGCACCACGGCCGAGCCACCCCGCACACCCCGCACGCGCAGCGCGCGGCGGCACCGACACGCCTGTCCGGCAGGCAGTCCCCGGCGCGGCGGCAGCGCGCCTCCCGGCACCCCCACGACGACGCCCCGGACACCGCCGCTGCCTTCGGCAGGCTGTGCGGACTCCCGCACGGGCCCGAGCGGGACGCCCTCAGGGAGGAGATCGTGCGGGCCTGGCTGCCGATGGCCGAACGGCTCGCGGGCCGGTTCCGCAACCGCGGCGAGTCCCTGGAGGACCTGCGCCAGGTCGCCGCCCTCGGCCTGGTGAAGGCCGTCGACCGCTACGACCCCGAGCGCGGCAACGCCTTCGAGAGCTACGCCGTGCCCACCGTCACCGGCGAGATCAAGCGCCACTTCCGCGACCACATGTGGACCCTGCACGTGCCCCGGCGCGTCCAGGACCTGCGCAACCGCGTGCGGTTCGCCTGCCAGGACCTCTCCCAGACCGTGTCCGGGCGCGCCCCGACCATCGCCGAGATCGCCGAGCGGGCCGGGATGAGCGAGGAGGACGCGGCCACCGGCATGGAGGCCCTCGACAGCTTCACCGCGCTGTCCCTGGACGCCGAACTGCCCGGCAGCGACGACGGCTACGCGCTGCGCGACACCCTGGGCGGCCCCGACCCGGCGCTCGACGTCGTCGTGGACCGCGAGGCCGTCAAGCCGCGCCTCGCGGCGCTGCCCGAGCGCGAACGGGCCATCCTCTACATGCGGTTCTTCGGCGACATGACGCAGAGCCGCATCGCCGAGCACCTGGGGATCTCCCAGATGCACGTGTCCCGCCTGATCAGCCGCTGCTGCGGGCGGCTGCGGGACGAGATCACCCGTGATCTGGCGCGGCACCCGGCCCGCCCGCACCCCGTCGCGTCCGCCGAGATCACCCGGGACGCCGCATAGCCAGCGCGATATGACGGGACATCACATCCACGGCGCGCGCCTCGGCCATCGAGAAGGCGAGGCGCGCGCCGGTCCTGAACAGGCTGAGCACCCCCTCGGGCGGGCCGCCCGCCTCCGTGGTCAGCGCCACGCACAGCAGGGACGTCACCTGCGCCCGTACGAGCACCGGCGCGCCGGACGCGTCCCGGCCGAAGCCGTCCTCGGGGTGCGGCCGCACCTGGAGGGCGGGCGCCCCGCAGCGCACCGCCTCCATGACCAGCGGGCAGTCGGTGGGGTCGAGCGCGCGGACGTCCGCCACCGGCCCGCCCGGGGGCCCCAGGACCGCGGTGCGGCGCGGCCGCGCCCCGCCCTCGTCGGCGATCACCCAGTCCGCGAACGTGCCGTGCAGCACCTCGGCGGCGCGCCGCAGCACCCCGGCCGGATCGCCCGGCGGGGCCGTGAGCAGCGCCGCCGTCATCGTGTCCGACAGTTCGAGGAGCTCGGCGTGGCGGGTCGCCTCGGTCAGGTCGGGCACCTGGCCCCGCAGCGGGCCGAAGGAGCCGTGCCCGGCGGCGCGGAGTTCGCCCGCCCCCGCGGGCTGCAGGACGGCGAGGACGACCGTACGGGGCTCCGTGCCGGGCCGCAGCGCGGTCAGCGTCGCCCGCAGCGGCTGCTCGGGGCGCGGCTGGAGGCGCACCGTCAGGCTCCGGTCGCCCTCGCCGCGGGCGACCGCCGCGGCCTGCGAGCGGAACGCGATGCCGTCCGACGGCGTGAGGAACCCGGACAGCGGGCGCCCCGTCGCGTATCCGCCGCGCACCCCCGTCAGGCCCGTCGCCGCGACGTTCATGCGCCGCACCACGGTCTCGCCGTCGACGAGCACCACGGGAAGGGGGAAGCGCTGGAACACCGCGCGCAGCAGCCGCTGCTCGTCGCGGTCCGAGGAGGCGGCCGCCGCCCCGCCGTCCACCGCGAGCCGCTCGAACCCCGGCCACAACCGCGCGGCCGCGTGGTCCAGTTCGAACAGGGCCGCGTCGAGCATGGTGCCGAGGTCTCCGGCCGGCACGGCACGGGACGCCTTCAACTCCGCGACGCGGCGCACGAAGTCCGCGAGCTCCTCACCGAACTCATCCGTCTGCCCCATGCGTCGAACGTAGCCGCTGCGCCCGTTTTCCGGAGGCTTCCGGGGGAAGCCGCACAGGTGGGAAGCAAGGAGGAGAGCGCCATGCCGATGCCGATCGGACCGGAAGGATCGGAATCCACGCTGCCGCAGCGCAGGCTGTCCGAACTCGCCGAACAGGCCGTCCGGTGCACCGCCGCGTGCTGCGGCGCCGGCACCACGGTCACCGACGGCGGCGACGAGCTGCCCACCGCCGTCACCCACCCCGACCTCGCCGGGCTCGTCTCCGTCCAGCTGCGCTCCGGAGAGGGGCCCATCCCGGCCGCGCAGGAGCGCGGCGCGCCGGTGGACGCGGGCGACCTGCTGCGCGACGAACGCTGGCCCGAATACCGTGCCCTCGCCCTCGCATCCGGTGTCCGCGCCAGCGTGACGCTGCCGTTCCGGCGCTCCGGCCTCACGCTCACCCTCAGCCTGTTCAGCTTCCGGCCGCGCAGCCTGGACGACGTGAGCTGCGGCCCCGCGCAGGCGCTCGGCGCCCTCGCCACGACCGGCCTGGTCCGCGACCGCCACTACCGCGCGGCCCTCACCGAGCTGGACCACCTGGGCGAGGCGCTGCGCACCCGGCCCGTGGTCGACCAGGCGCGCGGCATCATCATGCACGTCCTGAGCTGCGACGCGGACCAGGCCTTCGCCCTGCTGCGGCGCATCTCCCAGACCACGAACCGCAAGCTCTCCGAGGTGTCGGCCGCCCTGGTGGACTCCCGCGGCCGCGGCCTGGAACGGGAACTGACCTCCCTGGCGCGCGAGGCCCGCACCGGCTGACGGCACCGTCCCGCGCGCCGGGGGTTAGCCCGTCCGGCGCGGGAGGACGAGCGCGCGGCGCGGTCAGCGGCTCGAATGAGTGCATGCGCACTTCCGTCCCCCTGACCCTCGCCCTCCCGCTGGCCCTGTACCCCCTGCTCGCCGTCGTGCCGCCCGCCCACGCGGAGGGCGGCACGGCCGCCGAGGTCACCCCGGCGCGCGCCGCGCCCGGTGAGCAGGT harbors:
- a CDS encoding bifunctional phosphatase PAP2/diacylglycerol kinase family protein; translation: MSPDAVLPLPPARGPKARLTSLDCRVFTAVASRHWPGADQVLPRLSRAANHGVLWFATGAALAATRHPRARRAAVRGAASLALASATINTLGKRSVRRARPLLDDVPLIRRLKRQPFTTSFPSGHAASAAAFATGVALESRGLGAAVAPLAGAVALSRVYTGVHFPSDVLAGAALGVGAAYAVRGLVPTRSQLPPPGRPRVDAPALPGGRGLVVVVNEGARSPERVRPLLDALPHAEVVRCSPDEVAAELDKAAERARVLGVCGGDGTVNTAAAAALRHDVPLVVVPGGTLNHFAQDLGAEDPREVAAAIEAGNAVAVDVGRFSAARGDGYFLNTFSLGVYPELVRERERWSPKVGGWPAGVLAAAHVLRADRQPLRAEFQGTERALWLLFAGNCVYNRLGLAPARRFDLADGLLDVRVVHGGRKPGARLLAAALTSPVERSPVQTAIRRRTLRVAGLAPGTVVAYDGEITPVEGELLIEKLPEALTVYRPSPLA
- a CDS encoding ATP-binding cassette domain-containing protein → MGHLEAAHIEYYLPDGRALLGDVSFRVAEGTSAALVGPNGAGKTTLLKLIAGELRPHGGTVTVSGGLGVMPQFVGSVRDDTTVRDLLVSVAHPRIREAARAVDTAEHAILTVDDEAAQLQYAQSLADWAEARGYEAETLWDICTTAALGVPYEKAQWREVRTLSGGEQKRLVLEALLRGTDEVLLLDEPDNYLDVPGKRWLEERLKETRKTVLFVSHDRELLARAADRIVSVEPSPAGSDVWVHGSGFATYHDARQERFARFEELRRRWDEKHAQLKKLVLDMQQYASRSDEMASRYQAAKTRLRKFEEAGPPPEPPRKQDITMRLHGGRTGVRAVTCKDLELTGLMNAFDLEVFYGERVAVLGSNGSGKSHFLRLLAGDPESPVAHTGQWRLGARVVPGHFAQTHAHPELEGRTLLDILWREHAKDRGAAMSRLRRYELTGQAEQRFEKLSGGQQARFQILLLELQGSTALLLDEPTDNLDLESAEALQEGLEAYEGTVLAVTHDRWFARSFDRFLVFGSDGRVRETSEPVWDERRVERAR
- a CDS encoding AraC family transcriptional regulator translates to MSVRTSFRTGDVDEARQLIEATYYSNFMDVCEDPRPFSARYDIGKLGALTVGDMRCGADVRMRFGELGAYHVNIPLSGHVSWRQGAAPATAAGVGSAAVYQPVGDTVLDRWTGDCRLLAVKVDRAALEGRLERLIGRPVPSPVTFGPVFDTRRGAGRGWARLVRTVVADLREDDGVLTHPLVAEPLQEALLNGLLLAADHRYRDRLTDPVHQLRPAPVKRVTDAVHARPEHPFTTAALAAEGRVGVRWLQEAFRRYVGMSPMAYVRDVRLGRVREELLASGSCERSVSEVAHRWGFTHLGRFAEQYRARFGELPSQTLRR
- a CDS encoding TIGR03086 family metal-binding protein, whose product is MSTGDDQRTLERHGQAVEQFTDRVHAVRQDQWDAPTPCARWTVRDLVHHLVSEQLWVEPLVRDRATVEEVGDRFDGDLLGPDPVASWDTAAAASRAALGAPGALTGTVHLSYGESPARAYCAQMTTDLVVHTWDLARAIGADERLPDALVAAAAREVAPYAADLAQSGLFAAPVEPPPGADAQTELLCLLGRTP
- a CDS encoding CBS domain-containing protein, whose translation is MAEYVRQVMTPGVVAVRPDASLVEAAQLMRAQDIGDVVVANGDQVVGVLTDRDITLRAVAEGADPLTVSAQAVCTPNPVVVSPDDEVAAAVGLMRDHAVRRLPVVEDGRPVGMVSLGDLAIEQDPASALADISRAAPDGGAGPPR
- a CDS encoding thiamine pyrophosphate-requiring protein, with protein sequence MSTKVADHILQRLRAWDVDCVFGYPGDGINGLLAAWGRADDRPRFLQSRHEEMAAFEAVGYAKFGRRLGVCAATSGPGAIHLLNGLYDAKLDHVPVLALVGQTHRSAMGGSYQQEVDLHTLFKDVASDFVETVTVPEQLPNVLDRAIRTAYARRCPTAVIVPGDVQELDYRPPPHAFKMVPSSLDRSAWTALPSPTALERAADVLNSGTRAAVLIGQGAAGARAEVEELAELLGAGVAKALLGKDALSDELPYVTGAIGLLGTRPSYELMRDCDTLLTIGSSFPYAQFLPEYGKVRAVQIDIDPHMIGMRYPYEVNLVGDARATLRRLIPLVSEERAAAGREWHAAVRANVERWHGVLDRRAQLAADPVNPEYVARALDPLLPADAIITSDSGSTANWFARHLTLRGDMRASLSGTLATMGCGVPYAIGAKFAHPNRPVIALVGDGAMQMNGMAELITAAKYRHRWDDPRLVVGVWNNRDLNQVTWELRAMGGAPSFEPSQSLPDVPYADFARSIGLTGIRVDKPEDVTAGWRAALDAEGPAVVEFLTDPAVPPIPPHASWEQLESTATALLKGDADRGAVVKQGLKAKVQDFLPGGGKRR
- a CDS encoding RNA polymerase sigma factor SigF; the protein is MPKDAARPEEAAAVPDDTSSGTTTRRERPHHGRATPHTPHAQRAAAPTRLSGRQSPARRQRASRHPHDDAPDTAAAFGRLCGLPHGPERDALREEIVRAWLPMAERLAGRFRNRGESLEDLRQVAALGLVKAVDRYDPERGNAFESYAVPTVTGEIKRHFRDHMWTLHVPRRVQDLRNRVRFACQDLSQTVSGRAPTIAEIAERAGMSEEDAATGMEALDSFTALSLDAELPGSDDGYALRDTLGGPDPALDVVVDREAVKPRLAALPERERAILYMRFFGDMTQSRIAEHLGISQMHVSRLISRCCGRLRDEITRDLARHPARPHPVASAEITRDAA
- a CDS encoding PAS domain-containing protein, with amino-acid sequence MGQTDEFGEELADFVRRVAELKASRAVPAGDLGTMLDAALFELDHAAARLWPGFERLAVDGGAAAASSDRDEQRLLRAVFQRFPLPVVLVDGETVVRRMNVAATGLTGVRGGYATGRPLSGFLTPSDGIAFRSQAAAVARGEGDRSLTVRLQPRPEQPLRATLTALRPGTEPRTVVLAVLQPAGAGELRAAGHGSFGPLRGQVPDLTEATRHAELLELSDTMTAALLTAPPGDPAGVLRRAAEVLHGTFADWVIADEGGARPRRTAVLGPPGGPVADVRALDPTDCPLVMEAVRCGAPALQVRPHPEDGFGRDASGAPVLVRAQVTSLLCVALTTEAGGPPEGVLSLFRTGARLAFSMAEARAVDVMSRHIALAMRRPG
- a CDS encoding ANTAR domain-containing protein produces the protein MPMPIGPEGSESTLPQRRLSELAEQAVRCTAACCGAGTTVTDGGDELPTAVTHPDLAGLVSVQLRSGEGPIPAAQERGAPVDAGDLLRDERWPEYRALALASGVRASVTLPFRRSGLTLTLSLFSFRPRSLDDVSCGPAQALGALATTGLVRDRHYRAALTELDHLGEALRTRPVVDQARGIIMHVLSCDADQAFALLRRISQTTNRKLSEVSAALVDSRGRGLERELTSLAREARTG